In Choloepus didactylus isolate mChoDid1 chromosome 18, mChoDid1.pri, whole genome shotgun sequence, a single genomic region encodes these proteins:
- the TBX2 gene encoding T-box transcription factor TBX2, protein MKEPALTASAMAYHPFHAPRPADFPMSAFLAAAQPSFFPALALPPGALAKSLPDPGLAGAAAAAAAAAAAAAEAGLHVSALGPHPPAAHLRSLKSLEPEDEVEDDPKVTLEAKELWDQFHKLGTEMVITKSGRRMFPPFKVRVSGLDKKAKYILLMDIVAADDCRYKFHNSRWMVAGKADPEMPKRMYIHPDSPATGEQWMAKPVAFHKLKLTNNISDKHGFTILNSMHKYQPRFHIVRANDILKLPYSTFRTYVFPETDFIAVTAYQNDKITQLKIDNNPFAKGFRDTGNGRREKRKQLTLPSLRLYEEHCKPERDGAESDASSCDPPLAREPPPSPGAAPSPLRLHRARAEEKSCAADSDLEPERLGEERLGVALGRNPGLDGTSPSRLTEPERARERRSPERSKEPTEGVRDGRDGLFGLRSLEKERAESRRKDEGRKEAGEGKEPGLAPLMVQTDSASPLGAGHLPSLAFSGHLHGQQFFGPLGAGQPLFLHPGQFAMGPGAFSAMGMGHLLASVAGGGNGGGGGPGTATGLDTGGLGPAAGPAGTTASFPFHLSQHMLASQGIPMPTFGGLFPYPYTYMAAAAAAASALPATSAAAAAAAAAGSLSRSPFLGSARPRLRFSPYQIPVTIPPNTSLLATGLAAEVSKAAGGNSREPSPLPELALRKVGAPSRSALSPSGSAKEVASELQSIQRLVSGLESQRALSPGRESPK, encoded by the exons ATGAAAGAGCCGGCGCTGACGGCCAGCGCCATGGCTTACCACCCGTTCCACGCGCCGCGGCCTGCCGACTTCCCCATGTCCGCTTTCCTGGCGGCGGCCCAGCCCTCTTTCTTCCCGGCACTCGCGCTGCCGCCCGGCGCGCTGGCCAAGTCGCTGCCCGACCCGGGCCTGGCGGGGGCGGCGGCCGcggcagcagcggcggcggcagcggctgCTGAGGCTGGACTGCATGTCTCGGCGCTCGGCCCGCACCCGCCCGCCGCGCATCTGCGTTCACTCAAGAGCCTGGAGCCCGAGGATGAGGTCGAGGACGACCCCAAGGTGACGCTGGAGGCCAAGGAGCTGTGGGACCAATTCCACAAGCTGGGCACCGAGATGGTCATCACCAAGTCCGGGAG GCGGATGTTTCCTCCCTTCAAGGTGCGGGTCAGCGGCCTGGACAAGAAGGCCAAGTACATCCTGCTGATGGACATTGTGGCCGCTGATGATTGCCGCTATAAGTTCCACAACTCCCGCTGGATGGTGGCCGGCAAAGCCGACCCGGAGATGCCCAAACGCATGTACATCCACCCTGACAGCCCAGCCACAGGCGAGCAGTGGATGGCCAAGCCTGTGGCCTTCCACAAACTGAAGCTGACCAACAACATCTCGGACAAGCACGGCTTT ACCATCCTGAACTCCATGCACAAGTACCAGCCACGCTTCCACATCGTGCGAGCCAATGACATCCTGAAGCTGCCCTACAGCACCTTCCGCACCTACGTGTTCCCGGAGACCGACTTCATCGCCGTCACTGCCTACCAGAACGACAAG ATCACGCAGCTGAAGATCGACAACAACCCGTTCGCCAAGGGCTTCCGGGACACCGGGAACGGCCGGCGGGAGAAAAG GAAGCAGCTGACGCTGCCGTCTCTGCGCTTGTACGAGGAGCACTGCAAGCCCGAGCGCGACGGCGCCGAGTCGGACGCCTCATCCTGCGACCCTCCCCTCGCACGGGAGCCGCCACCCTCTCCCGGAGCAGCACCTAGTCCCCTGCGCCTGCACCGGGCCCGAG CTGAGGAGAAGTCGTGCGCCGCGGACAGCGACCTGGAGCCAGAGCGGCTGGGCGAGGAGCGCCTCGGAGTGGCTCTAGGCCGCAACCCGGGCCTGGACGGCACCAGCCCTTCTCGCTTGACCGAACCCGAGCGCGCCCGGGAGCGGCGCAGCCCGGAGCGGAGCAAGGAGCCGACCGAAGGCGTCAGGGACGGCAGGGATGGCCTGTTCGGCCTGCGGAGCCTAGAGAAGGAGCGCGCTGAGTCCCGGAGAAAGGACGAGGGGCGCAAGGAAGCAGGAGAGGGCAAGGAGCCGGGCCTGGCGCCGCTGATGGTGCAGACGGACAGTGCGTCCCCCCTGGGTGCCGGACACCTGCCGAGCCTGGCCTTCTCCGGCCACCTGCACGGGCAGCAGTTCTTTGGGCCGCTGGGGGCCGGCCAGCCGCTCTTCCTGCACCCGGGACAGTTCGCCATGGGCCCCGGCGCCTTTTCCGCCATGGGCATGGGTCACCTGCTGGCTTCGGTGGCCGGCGGCGGCAATGGCGGAGGGGGCGGACCCGGGACCGCCACGGGGCTGGACACAGGCGGGCTGGGTCCCGCAGCCGGCCCGGCAGGCACCACCGCGTCCTTCCCTTTCCACCTCTCCCAGCATATGCTGGCATCTCAG GGAATCCCGATGCCCACTTTCGGAGGCCTCTTCCCCTATCCCTACACTTACATGGCAGCTGCTGCCGCAGCGGCCTCCGCTTTGCCAGCCACCAGTGCTGCAgctgccgccgctgccgccgctggCTCCCTATCCCGGAGCCCCTTCCTGGGCAGTGCCCGGCCCCGCCTGCGCTTCAGCCCCTACCAGATCCCGGTCACCATCCCGCCTAACACTAGTCTCCTCGCCACGGGGCTGGCAGCAGAGGTCTCCAAGGCTGCTGGTGGCAACAGCCGGgagcccagccccctgcccgaGCTGGCTCTCCGCAAAGTGGGGGCACCATCCCGCAGTGCCCTGTCGCCCAGCGGCTCAGCCAAGGAGGTAGCCAGTGAACTGCAGAGCATCCAGAGACTGGTGAGTGGGCTGGAGAGCCAGCGAGCCCTCTCCCCTGGCCGAGAGTCACCCAAATGA